From Streptomyces sp. HUAS MG91, the proteins below share one genomic window:
- a CDS encoding DUF4429 domain-containing protein: protein MAEIIQRDGTWTFDGEALRLVPGRDKGVNLLRRTLGELTVPLAALAGVSFEQGRKSGRLRLRLRDGADPLLQATGGKLTEGTDPYQLTVESDRYGVAEYLVDEVRNALLLEQVPASACTAYLLPGPAVPLSVSAGDGTASFDGEHVRLEWNWKTEDAKASAGARQLALADIAAVEWQPAAGLENGCLRFTVRSSPTKAPPKYDPNSVELWGFKKDPLMALVAAAVQARLPHPGAGTATAAPALEKAPEAAPPAPAKVPEDDHDALLRRLRELGELHRAGILTAEEFAAAKQAVLKRL, encoded by the coding sequence ATGGCGGAAATCATCCAGCGCGACGGCACGTGGACGTTCGACGGCGAGGCGCTGCGGCTCGTTCCCGGGCGCGACAAGGGTGTGAACCTGCTGCGCAGGACCCTGGGTGAACTGACCGTCCCGCTCGCGGCGCTCGCCGGAGTCTCCTTCGAGCAGGGCAGGAAGTCGGGCCGGCTGCGGCTGCGGCTGCGCGACGGCGCGGACCCGCTGCTGCAGGCCACCGGCGGCAAACTGACCGAGGGCACGGACCCGTACCAGCTCACCGTCGAGTCGGACCGCTACGGCGTCGCGGAGTACCTCGTGGACGAGGTGCGCAACGCGCTGCTGCTCGAACAGGTCCCGGCGTCGGCCTGCACCGCGTACCTGCTGCCCGGCCCGGCCGTCCCGCTCTCGGTCTCCGCGGGCGACGGCACGGCGAGCTTCGACGGGGAGCACGTCCGGCTGGAGTGGAACTGGAAGACGGAGGACGCGAAGGCGAGCGCCGGCGCCCGGCAGCTCGCCCTCGCCGACATCGCGGCGGTGGAGTGGCAGCCGGCCGCGGGCCTGGAGAACGGCTGTCTGCGCTTCACCGTCCGCTCCTCGCCCACCAAGGCGCCGCCGAAGTACGACCCGAACTCCGTCGAGCTGTGGGGCTTCAAGAAGGACCCGCTGATGGCGCTGGTCGCGGCGGCGGTGCAGGCCCGGCTGCCGCATCCGGGAGCGGGGACCGCCACCGCGGCCCCCGCCCTGGAGAAGGCGCCCGAGGCCGCGCCTCCGGCACCCGCGAAGGTACCGGAGGACGACCACGACGCACTGCTGCGCCGGCTGCGCGAACTGGGCGAGCTGCACCGGGCCGGGATCCTCACGGCCGAGGAGTTCGCGGCGGCGAAGCAGGCGGTGCTCAAGCGGCTCTAG
- a CDS encoding metallophosphoesterase family protein yields MGVPAELAERSLAEQHEYLRSTFSRRTMIRGGAVTVGAVAGGVFVPGAVAQAAPAAAPVSATADIDGALVAPFGRHLSYGDDPRTEMTVSWQVPVPVKNPFIRIGSSAGDLSRKISAEVRALYTPAGVGTSADHTQYYVHAKLSHLKPGRTYYYGVGHQGFDPASPKFAGTIGTFTTAPSHAEPFTFTAFGDQGVSYHALANDSLILAQGPSFHLHAGDIAYADPSGSGQTTDTFDARTWDQFLAQTESVAKTVPWMVSYGNHDMEAWYAPHGYGSQQARFEPPANGPDPENLPGVYSFVHGNTAIISLDANDVSFEIPANLGLSGGTQTKWFEAQLKKFRAHNSGIDFVVVFFHHCAYCTATAHASEGGVRKEWVPLFEKYTVDLVINGHNHVYERSDVLKGEKVTKELPIGGTVYPETEGVVYVTAGAAGKSLYAFPVTDSYEGHEKDTDPFASYVTEEGGAKKAVTVDWSRVRYTNYSFLRVDVKPASFGRTATLTVRGIAETGAEIDKFVVARKSKR; encoded by the coding sequence ATGGGCGTTCCCGCCGAACTGGCCGAGCGGAGCCTCGCCGAGCAGCACGAGTACCTGCGCAGCACCTTCTCCCGCCGCACCATGATCCGCGGCGGCGCCGTCACCGTCGGCGCGGTCGCCGGCGGTGTCTTCGTGCCGGGCGCCGTCGCCCAGGCCGCCCCGGCCGCCGCGCCGGTCTCCGCCACCGCCGACATCGACGGGGCCCTCGTCGCCCCCTTCGGCCGGCACCTCTCCTACGGCGACGACCCGCGCACCGAGATGACGGTCTCCTGGCAGGTCCCGGTGCCGGTCAAGAACCCGTTCATCCGCATCGGCTCCAGCGCCGGCGACCTGTCGCGGAAGATCTCCGCCGAGGTCCGCGCCCTCTACACCCCGGCCGGGGTCGGCACCAGCGCCGACCACACCCAGTACTACGTGCACGCCAAGCTGTCCCACCTCAAGCCGGGCCGCACCTACTACTACGGCGTCGGCCACCAGGGCTTCGACCCCGCCTCGCCGAAGTTCGCGGGCACGATCGGCACCTTCACCACGGCGCCCTCGCACGCGGAGCCCTTCACCTTCACCGCCTTCGGCGACCAGGGCGTCAGCTACCACGCGCTGGCCAACGACTCCCTGATCCTCGCCCAGGGCCCGTCCTTCCACCTGCACGCCGGCGACATCGCGTACGCCGACCCGTCGGGCTCGGGGCAGACCACGGACACCTTCGACGCGCGGACCTGGGACCAGTTCCTCGCGCAGACCGAGTCCGTCGCCAAGACCGTGCCGTGGATGGTCTCCTACGGCAACCACGACATGGAGGCCTGGTACGCGCCGCACGGCTACGGCAGCCAGCAGGCCCGCTTCGAGCCGCCGGCCAACGGCCCCGACCCGGAGAACCTGCCCGGCGTCTACTCCTTCGTGCACGGCAACACGGCGATCATCTCGCTCGACGCCAACGACGTGTCGTTCGAGATCCCGGCCAACCTCGGCCTCTCCGGCGGCACCCAGACCAAGTGGTTCGAGGCGCAGCTGAAGAAGTTCCGGGCGCACAACTCCGGCATCGACTTCGTCGTCGTCTTCTTCCACCACTGCGCGTACTGCACCGCCACCGCGCACGCCTCGGAGGGGGGCGTGCGCAAGGAATGGGTGCCGCTGTTCGAGAAGTACACCGTGGACTTGGTGATCAACGGCCACAACCACGTCTACGAGCGCTCCGACGTGCTCAAGGGCGAGAAGGTCACCAAGGAGCTGCCGATCGGCGGCACCGTCTACCCGGAGACCGAGGGCGTCGTCTACGTCACGGCCGGCGCGGCGGGCAAGAGCCTGTACGCCTTCCCGGTCACCGACTCCTACGAGGGCCACGAGAAGGACACCGACCCGTTCGCCTCGTACGTCACCGAGGAGGGCGGCGCCAAGAAGGCCGTCACGGTCGACTGGTCGCGGGTGCGCTACACCAACTACTCGTTCCTGCGGGTGGACGTGAAGCCCGCGTCCTTCGGGCGCACGGCGACCCTGACGGTCCGCGGCATCGCCGAGACCGGCGCGGAGATCGACAAGTTCGTGGTGGCCCGCAAGTCCAAGCGGTAA
- the glmS gene encoding glutamine--fructose-6-phosphate transaminase (isomerizing): protein MCGIVGYIGKRDVAPLLLEGLQRLEYRGYDSAGVVITSPKAAGLKMVKAKGRVRDLEAKVPARFKGTTGIAHTRWATHGAPSDENAHPHMSGDNKVAVVHNGIIDNASELRAKLIAEGVEFLSETDTEVLTHLIARSQQSDLEDKVRDALRLIEGTYGIAVVHADFPDRIVVARNGSPVVLGIGDKEMFVASDIAALVSHTRQIVTLDDGEMATLKADDFRTYTTEGTRTTASPTTVEWEAASYDMGGHDTYMHKEISEQADAVDRVLRGRIDDRFSTVHLGGLNLDAREARTVRRVKILGCGTSYHAGLIGAQMIEELARIPADAEPASEFRYRNPVVDPDTLYIAVSQSGETYDVLAAVQELKRKGARVFGVVNVVGSAIARESDAGVYVHAGPEVCVVSTKCFTNTTVAFALLALHLGRIRDLSVADGKRIIEGLRKLPAQITEILAQEAEIKKIADQYADARSMMFIGRVRGYPVAREASLKLKEVSYIHAEAYPASELKHGPLALIEPALPTVAIVPDDDLLEKNRAAMEEIKARSGRILAVAHQEQEKADHTIVVPKNEDELDPILMGIPLQLLAYHTALALGRDIDKPRNLAKSVTVE from the coding sequence ATGTGCGGAATTGTCGGTTACATCGGCAAGCGTGACGTGGCGCCGCTGCTCCTGGAGGGCCTGCAGCGCCTGGAGTACCGCGGCTACGACTCCGCGGGCGTCGTCATCACCAGCCCCAAGGCCGCCGGTCTGAAGATGGTCAAGGCCAAGGGCCGCGTCCGGGACCTGGAGGCCAAGGTCCCGGCCCGCTTCAAGGGCACGACCGGCATCGCGCACACCCGCTGGGCCACGCACGGCGCCCCCTCCGACGAGAACGCGCACCCGCACATGTCCGGCGACAACAAGGTCGCCGTCGTGCACAACGGCATCATCGACAACGCCTCCGAGCTGCGCGCGAAGCTGATCGCCGAGGGCGTCGAGTTCCTCTCCGAGACGGACACCGAGGTCCTCACCCACCTCATCGCCCGCTCGCAGCAGTCGGACCTGGAGGACAAGGTCCGCGACGCGCTCCGGCTGATCGAGGGCACGTACGGCATCGCGGTCGTGCACGCCGACTTCCCGGACCGCATCGTCGTGGCCCGCAACGGCTCGCCGGTCGTCCTCGGCATCGGCGACAAGGAGATGTTCGTCGCCTCGGACATCGCCGCGCTGGTCTCGCACACCCGCCAGATCGTCACCCTCGACGACGGTGAGATGGCGACTCTGAAGGCCGACGACTTCCGTACGTACACCACGGAGGGCACCCGCACCACGGCCTCCCCCACCACGGTGGAGTGGGAGGCGGCCTCCTACGACATGGGCGGCCACGACACGTACATGCACAAGGAGATCTCCGAGCAGGCCGACGCCGTGGACCGCGTGCTGCGCGGCCGCATCGACGACCGCTTCTCCACCGTGCACCTCGGCGGCCTCAACCTGGACGCCCGCGAGGCCCGCACCGTGCGCCGCGTGAAGATCCTCGGCTGCGGCACCTCGTACCACGCGGGCCTGATCGGCGCCCAGATGATCGAGGAGCTGGCCCGCATCCCCGCGGACGCCGAGCCGGCCTCCGAGTTCCGCTACCGCAACCCGGTCGTCGACCCCGACACCCTGTACATCGCGGTGTCCCAGTCGGGCGAGACGTACGACGTCCTGGCCGCCGTCCAGGAACTGAAGCGCAAGGGCGCGCGCGTCTTCGGCGTCGTGAACGTCGTCGGCTCGGCGATCGCCCGCGAGTCCGACGCCGGTGTCTACGTCCACGCGGGCCCCGAGGTCTGCGTCGTCTCCACCAAGTGCTTCACGAACACGACGGTCGCCTTCGCGCTCCTGGCCCTCCACCTCGGCCGCATCCGCGACCTGTCCGTGGCGGACGGCAAGCGCATCATCGAGGGCCTGCGCAAGCTGCCCGCCCAGATCACGGAGATCCTCGCCCAGGAGGCGGAGATCAAGAAGATCGCCGACCAGTACGCGGACGCCCGCTCGATGATGTTCATCGGCCGCGTCCGGGGCTACCCGGTGGCCCGCGAGGCGTCCCTGAAGCTCAAGGAGGTCTCGTACATCCACGCCGAGGCCTACCCCGCCTCCGAGCTGAAGCACGGCCCCCTCGCCCTGATCGAGCCCGCGCTGCCCACGGTCGCGATCGTCCCCGACGACGACCTGCTGGAGAAGAACCGCGCCGCGATGGAGGAGATCAAGGCCCGCTCCGGCCGCATCCTCGCTGTCGCGCACCAGGAGCAGGAGAAGGCGGACCACACCATCGTCGTCCCGAAGAACGAGGACGAGCTGGACCCGATCCTGATGGGCATCCCCCTCCAGCTCCTCGCCTACCACACGGCCCTCGCCCTCGGCCGCGACATCGACAAGCCGCGCAACCTGGCGAAGTCGGTGACGGTGGAGTAA